The Saprospiraceae bacterium genome includes a window with the following:
- a CDS encoding translation initiation factor IF-3, whose product MQKHLAKGRNQPTPKPQEDKFNYRLNGDIRVPRIRLVGDNLDLVSEVANKEIEPGIYNTNQAQQWAEALEMDLVEISPNADPPVCKIIDFKKFVYDRKKKEKELKAKTAKTVIKEIRFGPNTDEHDFDFKVKHALKFLEEGSKIKSYVQFKGRAIVFKDRGELLLLKFMKALEDLGSAEELPKLEGRRMIVMISPKKKKV is encoded by the coding sequence ATACAAAAGCATTTGGCAAAAGGAAGAAATCAACCCACTCCAAAACCTCAGGAAGATAAGTTCAATTACAGGTTAAATGGCGACATAAGAGTCCCTCGAATAAGATTAGTAGGAGATAATCTGGATTTAGTCAGCGAAGTTGCAAATAAAGAGATTGAACCAGGGATTTACAATACCAATCAGGCACAGCAATGGGCAGAGGCACTGGAAATGGATCTGGTAGAGATAAGTCCGAATGCAGATCCGCCCGTTTGCAAAATCATAGATTTTAAAAAATTTGTTTACGACCGTAAGAAAAAGGAGAAAGAACTGAAAGCCAAAACGGCTAAAACGGTTATTAAAGAAATAAGGTTTGGACCTAATACAGATGAGCATGATTTTGATTTTAAAGTAAAACATGCATTAAAATTTTTGGAAGAAGGCTCTAAAATCAAATCATACGTGCAGTTTAAAGGTCGTGCAATAGTTTTTAAAGACAGAGGAGAATTACTTCTTCTGAAATTTATGAAAGCTTTGGAAGATCTGGGATCAGCGGAAGAATTGCCAAAACTGGAAGGTCGCCGTATGATTGTAATGATATCACCCAAGAAAAAGAAGGTTTAA
- a CDS encoding bifunctional (p)ppGpp synthetase/guanosine-3',5'-bis(diphosphate) 3'-pyrophosphohydrolase produces the protein MVHQDIYQKAILFATAKHHNIGQTVPGTDLPYLVHLSNVTMEIIFASQFSSDFDTSFAVQLALLHDTLEDTKTTFDELSSVFSSRVAEGVQALSKNKSLPKQDQLTDSIERIKLQPKEVWSVKLADRITNLQQPPTHWPPAKISNYHTEAKFILNSLMGGNQYLEDRLEQKISEYKSYV, from the coding sequence ATGGTGCATCAAGACATTTATCAAAAAGCTATTTTATTTGCCACTGCAAAACATCATAATATTGGTCAGACAGTACCAGGAACAGACCTGCCTTATTTAGTACATCTAAGTAATGTAACTATGGAAATCATTTTTGCATCACAATTTTCATCTGATTTTGACACTAGTTTTGCGGTTCAGTTAGCTTTACTTCATGACACCTTAGAAGATACCAAAACAACATTTGATGAATTATCATCAGTTTTCTCTTCAAGGGTTGCAGAAGGGGTACAAGCTCTTTCAAAAAACAAATCACTACCTAAACAAGATCAGCTAACCGATAGTATTGAAAGGATTAAATTACAGCCCAAAGAAGTCTGGAGTGTAAAATTAGCTGACAGAATTACAAACTTACAACAACCACCAACACATTGGCCACCAGCCAAGATTTCTAATTACCATACTGAAGCAAAATTCATTCTAAACAGTTTAATGGGTGGTAATCAATACTTGGAAGATCGGCTTGAACAGAAAATATCGGAATACAAATCGTATGTGTAA
- the rplT gene encoding 50S ribosomal protein L20: protein MPRSVNAVASRARRKKILKAAKGYFGARSKVYTVAKNAVEKALQYSYRDRKNKKRAFRRLWIVRINAATRLNGLSYSKFIHALNQKEIGLNRKVLADLAMNHPDAFKAVVDSVK, encoded by the coding sequence ATGCCTAGATCAGTAAACGCAGTTGCGTCAAGAGCACGAAGAAAAAAAATACTAAAAGCAGCCAAAGGTTATTTTGGTGCAAGAAGTAAGGTTTATACAGTAGCGAAAAATGCTGTTGAAAAAGCTTTACAATATTCTTACAGAGACAGAAAGAATAAAAAGAGAGCTTTCAGAAGATTGTGGATTGTAAGAATTAATGCTGCAACCAGATTGAATGGATTATCCTATTCAAAGTTTATCCATGCTTTAAATCAAAAAGAAATTGGATTGAACAGAAAGGTTCTGGCAGATCTTGCTATGAATCATCCGGATGCTTTCAAAGCAGTCGTAGATTCTGTGAAGTAA
- a CDS encoding thermonuclease family protein, translating into MQQNAKEQTIIRTGYEVVKIIDGDGLIVRNIFTKKEEEIRLYGIDAPEITLCAKLKQDERETHIPASLLMTLGYRSYNFLKELVLPGTLVTIVQEESNLIDKYGRTLAYIILPDGRTINEILLENGFVKPYDKIYCSKLPEYQAICLVAKRNKHGLFDQIYTF; encoded by the coding sequence ATGCAACAGAACGCAAAAGAACAGACAATCATCAGAACAGGTTACGAAGTAGTCAAAATAATAGATGGCGATGGCTTAATAGTCAGAAATATTTTCACGAAAAAAGAAGAAGAAATTCGACTTTATGGTATTGATGCACCTGAGATCACTCTCTGTGCAAAATTAAAACAAGATGAAAGGGAAACACATATTCCTGCATCCTTGCTGATGACATTGGGATACAGATCATATAATTTTCTCAAAGAGTTGGTTTTACCCGGCACACTTGTTACTATCGTACAGGAAGAATCAAACTTAATAGATAAATATGGCAGAACACTAGCTTATATCATACTGCCTGACGGAAGAACCATTAATGAAATCCTATTGGAAAATGGATTTGTGAAGCCTTATGATAAAATTTATTGTAGTAAATTACCTGAGTATCAAGCTATCTGTTTAGTGGCTAAACGCAATAAACACGGGCTTTTCGACCAAATTTATACTTTCTAG
- a CDS encoding SppA protein, with the protein MVNFNKSLSELINDNKSDFYLYVGTINDVNADKFIDIMRKNDNRRDNCSLILTTYGGDPDAGYRIIRAIKRYYSHLTLYIFGSCKSTGTLMALGADQIVMSDFGEFGPLDIQLTKDDELSNTSGLNFVQSLMSLNEQLFRAFEENFLGLKRRSRNTITTRTAAEICSKLAVGLISPISAQIDPVKLGEVQRAIKIANEYGSRLCDRHDLIAKLIVGYPSHGFVIDFVESQEIFGNVRWVSDHESILEQFLLKLVRNEGEEDYISELKPEIIEPKKSPQFMNTEGEDIIENDNSIEIPETNFNQVEKINNNATPQP; encoded by the coding sequence GTGGTTAATTTTAATAAAAGCCTATCAGAGTTAATTAATGACAATAAGAGTGACTTCTATTTGTATGTTGGAACAATTAACGATGTTAATGCTGATAAGTTTATAGATATAATGCGAAAAAATGACAATAGGAGAGATAATTGTTCTCTTATTCTAACTACGTATGGTGGTGACCCTGACGCTGGTTATAGAATTATCAGAGCAATAAAACGTTACTATTCTCATTTGACACTTTATATATTTGGATCATGTAAGAGTACAGGTACATTAATGGCTTTAGGTGCGGATCAAATAGTAATGAGCGACTTTGGGGAGTTTGGACCATTGGATATCCAATTGACAAAAGACGATGAGCTTTCAAATACGTCTGGTTTAAATTTTGTTCAAAGTTTAATGTCATTAAATGAACAACTATTTAGGGCATTTGAAGAAAACTTTTTAGGTTTAAAAAGAAGAAGTAGGAATACAATAACAACAAGAACTGCAGCGGAAATATGTTCAAAACTAGCTGTAGGGTTAATTTCACCAATAAGTGCACAAATAGACCCTGTAAAGCTTGGGGAAGTTCAAAGAGCAATTAAGATAGCAAATGAGTATGGATCGAGACTTTGCGACAGGCACGATTTAATAGCGAAGTTAATAGTAGGATATCCATCCCACGGATTTGTAATTGATTTTGTAGAATCCCAAGAAATTTTTGGAAATGTACGTTGGGTTAGTGATCATGAGTCAATATTAGAACAATTTCTTCTTAAACTTGTAAGAAATGAAGGAGAAGAAGATTATATAAGCGAATTAAAGCCAGAAATAATTGAACCTAAGAAATCACCCCAGTTTATGAATACGGAAGGTGAAGATATTATAGAAAATGATAATTCAATTGAAATTCCAGAAACGAATTTTAATCAAGTAGAAAAAATAAATAATAATGCCACACCACAACCTTAA
- a CDS encoding phosphoribosyltransferase has translation MQILNNYQINQKIARLSIEILENNLDEKEIILAGINNKGFGFAQLIYNTLSKRTDKNIILGRLKLNPAHPLDHPVTLDIAEDVLKNKCVIIIDDVANTGRTIFYAFKVLMDVLPKKVEVAVLVDRKHKSFPIKVDYVGLSLATTIQEHIDARLSEAEAMEVLLN, from the coding sequence ATGCAGATTCTAAATAATTATCAGATAAATCAGAAAATAGCCAGATTGTCCATTGAAATTCTTGAAAATAATCTGGATGAAAAGGAAATCATCCTCGCGGGTATCAATAATAAGGGATTTGGTTTTGCACAATTGATTTACAATACACTTTCAAAAAGGACAGACAAAAATATCATATTAGGCAGATTAAAACTCAATCCGGCTCATCCACTGGATCATCCGGTGACGCTCGATATTGCGGAAGATGTTTTAAAAAACAAATGTGTTATTATCATTGATGATGTTGCCAATACAGGCAGGACAATTTTTTATGCATTCAAAGTTTTGATGGATGTATTGCCCAAAAAGGTCGAAGTCGCTGTTTTGGTTGACAGAAAACATAAATCTTTTCCTATAAAAGTAGATTATGTCGGACTGTCATTGGCCACTACTATTCAGGAACATATTGATGCCAGATTAAGCGAAGCTGAAGCAATGGAAGTATTGCTCAATTGA
- a CDS encoding STAS domain-containing protein: MKFTLDKNDKYAIFRLEEDNLNSILAPDLKSEFVFFRNEGVQNLIFDMSSVKYVDSSGLSAILTANRLWKDYGVFVLTGTNSPAVKKLIEISRLETILTLIPTTEEAVEFIFLEEIQKELSEEE, translated from the coding sequence ATGAAGTTCACTCTCGACAAAAACGATAAATACGCTATTTTTAGACTGGAAGAGGATAATTTAAATTCTATTCTGGCTCCAGATCTTAAATCGGAGTTTGTATTCTTTAGAAATGAAGGAGTACAAAATCTTATCTTCGACATGAGCAGCGTAAAATATGTCGATTCGTCAGGTCTCAGCGCCATTCTGACAGCAAACCGTCTCTGGAAAGACTATGGTGTGTTTGTTTTAACAGGCACCAACAGCCCGGCGGTCAAAAAACTGATTGAAATATCGAGATTGGAAACTATCTTAACTTTGATACCTACAACAGAAGAAGCTGTAGAGTTTATTTTTCTGGAAGAAATCCAGAAAGAGCTGTCGGAAGAAGAATAA
- the rpmI gene encoding 50S ribosomal protein L35, whose amino-acid sequence MPKMKTHSSAKKRFTLTGTGKVKRFQANARHLMRKKSNKAKTRLLGSALVSVADEARVKRLLCL is encoded by the coding sequence ATGCCAAAGATGAAAACCCACTCAAGTGCGAAGAAACGTTTTACGCTTACCGGTACCGGCAAGGTGAAAAGATTTCAGGCGAATGCAAGACACTTGATGAGAAAGAAGTCTAACAAAGCCAAAACCAGATTACTGGGATCTGCTTTAGTTAGTGTAGCGGATGAAGCAAGAGTGAAAAGATTGCTTTGTTTGTAA
- a CDS encoding ATP-dependent Clp protease ATP-binding subunit, giving the protein MNNRKFSPKVKKIIQLSREEAMKLGHDYIGTEHFLLGLIHEQDSLPVKVLDSLEVDIDALRKKIENTNQSRTDEEMGYNYGNLPLNKHAEKVLKVTALEAKVYKSDEIRPEHLMLSILKHDDNTANKILNSFNVDYDSFKSELEYVRQEQDSSAPDFYDSAASGSDVPMDDDEGGDQYGSTRKATSKSRTPVLDNFGRDVSRLAEEGKLDPIIGREVEIERVSQILSRRKKNNPILIGEPGVGKTAIVEGLALRIIQKRVSRTLFNKRVVMLDLAALVAGTKYRGQFEERMKAIMNELEKARDVILFIDEIHTIVGAGGATGSLDASNIFKPALARGELQCIGASTLDEYRQYIEKDGALDRRFQKVLVEPPSPEETIHILHNIKSKYEEFHNVTYSDKAIEACVKLSERYISDRFLPDKAIDVMDEVGARTHLKNIHVPKYIEDLEKEIELVKDQKNQAVKNQQYEKAADLRDQESKLLRKLEQNKEEWEEEAKTKKYPVDEEKIAEVVSMMTGVPVRRVAQSESNKLIKMTQDLEGMIVGQDEALVKVTKAIQRNRVGLKDPGKPIGSFIFLGPTGVGKTELAKALAKYIFDSEDALIRIDMTEYMEKFSISRLIGAPPGYVGYEEGGQLTEKVRRKPYSVILLDEIEKAHPDVYNILLQVLDDGQLTDGLGRKVDFKNTLIIMTSNIGARQLKDFGQGVGFATESRQANVEDNTKAVIQGALKKTFSPEFLNRIDDVVIFNSLEQEHIFKIIDINLKQLFSRMNSLEYQMELSDEAKKFVAEKGFDPQFGARPLNRAIQKYIEDPLAEFILNENPEKGSKLIANINDDKSGIIITLFAEADKQEESK; this is encoded by the coding sequence ATGAATAATAGAAAATTTTCGCCTAAAGTAAAAAAAATTATCCAATTGAGTCGGGAAGAAGCCATGAAGCTTGGTCACGATTATATTGGTACAGAACACTTTTTGCTCGGGTTAATTCACGAACAGGATAGTTTGCCGGTGAAGGTTCTTGATTCTTTGGAAGTGGACATAGATGCACTTAGAAAAAAAATTGAGAATACAAATCAGAGCAGAACGGATGAGGAAATGGGCTACAACTATGGCAATTTGCCTCTAAATAAACATGCCGAAAAAGTGCTCAAAGTGACAGCATTGGAGGCTAAAGTTTATAAAAGTGATGAAATCAGACCTGAACACCTGATGTTATCTATTTTAAAACACGACGATAATACTGCCAATAAAATACTCAATAGCTTTAATGTAGATTATGATTCTTTCAAATCCGAATTAGAATATGTCCGTCAGGAACAAGATTCATCTGCTCCGGATTTTTATGATTCAGCGGCTTCAGGCTCTGATGTGCCAATGGATGATGATGAAGGAGGAGATCAGTACGGCAGCACCAGAAAAGCAACAAGTAAGTCAAGAACCCCTGTATTAGATAATTTCGGAAGGGATGTGTCACGACTTGCGGAAGAAGGCAAACTTGATCCGATCATTGGTAGAGAAGTCGAGATAGAAAGGGTTTCACAAATTTTAAGTAGAAGGAAAAAGAACAATCCTATATTAATAGGTGAACCGGGTGTCGGTAAAACCGCGATTGTAGAAGGATTGGCACTGCGTATCATTCAGAAACGTGTGTCACGGACTTTATTCAACAAAAGAGTGGTGATGTTGGATCTTGCAGCTTTGGTTGCGGGTACGAAATATAGGGGTCAGTTTGAAGAAAGAATGAAAGCAATCATGAATGAGCTTGAAAAAGCACGTGATGTAATTCTTTTTATTGACGAAATTCATACGATTGTAGGTGCGGGTGGCGCTACAGGTTCTTTGGATGCATCCAATATTTTTAAACCGGCATTAGCAAGAGGAGAGTTGCAATGTATCGGAGCTTCAACGTTGGATGAATACAGACAGTATATCGAAAAGGATGGAGCATTGGACAGAAGATTTCAAAAAGTATTGGTGGAACCACCTTCTCCTGAAGAAACAATTCACATACTCCATAATATAAAATCCAAATATGAAGAGTTTCACAATGTAACCTATTCTGATAAGGCTATCGAAGCATGTGTTAAACTTAGTGAACGATATATTTCTGATAGATTTCTTCCGGACAAGGCTATTGATGTAATGGATGAAGTGGGAGCTCGTACACATTTGAAAAACATACACGTACCGAAGTATATTGAGGATCTTGAGAAAGAAATTGAATTAGTGAAGGATCAGAAAAATCAGGCTGTAAAAAATCAGCAATACGAAAAAGCAGCGGATCTGAGAGATCAGGAATCCAAACTGCTTAGAAAACTGGAGCAAAATAAAGAAGAATGGGAAGAAGAAGCTAAAACTAAAAAGTATCCGGTTGATGAGGAAAAAATTGCCGAAGTGGTTTCTATGATGACAGGAGTGCCGGTCAGAAGGGTAGCACAAAGTGAAAGCAACAAGTTAATTAAAATGACACAGGATCTGGAGGGAATGATTGTTGGTCAGGATGAAGCATTGGTGAAAGTCACGAAAGCGATACAAAGAAACAGAGTAGGATTGAAAGATCCCGGAAAACCAATCGGATCATTTATTTTTCTTGGTCCGACAGGTGTAGGTAAAACGGAATTGGCTAAAGCATTAGCTAAATACATTTTTGATTCAGAAGACGCTCTGATACGTATCGATATGACTGAATATATGGAGAAATTTTCTATAAGCAGATTGATAGGTGCTCCTCCTGGTTACGTGGGATATGAAGAAGGTGGTCAATTGACTGAAAAAGTTCGTAGAAAGCCATATAGCGTTATATTATTAGATGAAATAGAAAAGGCGCATCCTGACGTTTATAATATTTTGTTACAGGTTTTGGATGATGGACAATTGACCGATGGTTTGGGAAGAAAAGTTGATTTCAAAAATACTTTGATCATAATGACATCAAACATTGGTGCGAGGCAGTTAAAGGATTTTGGTCAGGGAGTGGGCTTTGCGACAGAAAGCAGGCAGGCTAATGTTGAAGACAACACCAAAGCGGTCATCCAAGGTGCGTTAAAAAAGACATTCTCACCTGAATTTTTAAACAGAATAGACGATGTTGTCATTTTCAACAGTCTGGAACAGGAGCACATCTTTAAGATAATTGATATCAATTTGAAGCAACTCTTCAGTAGAATGAATAGTTTAGAGTATCAGATGGAGCTTTCTGATGAAGCTAAAAAGTTTGTTGCGGAAAAAGGATTTGACCCGCAATTTGGAGCAAGACCTTTGAACAGAGCTATACAAAAATACATCGAAGATCCTTTGGCAGAATTTATCTTGAATGAAAATCCGGAAAAAGGAAGTAAGCTGATTGCCAATATTAATGACGATAAATCCGGAATTATTATTACATTATTTGCGGAAGCAGATAAGCAGGAAGAGAGTAAATAA
- a CDS encoding ribonuclease Z, giving the protein MKFELLVLGTNAAIPTNGGITSAQLLNINENLFLLDCGEGTQLKLDFYKIKRNKITAIFISHLHGDHFFGLPGLLTSFGHFHRNKELQIFGPKGLKKFIDTTLATCQAHLGYELIISEVDTEKYQMIYENKDVVVFTIPLKHRIPTTGFLFREKKGPGNIRKEIIEKYQPSIQQILEIKDGKDLNLQDGNILLNKEIIAQQRPTRSYAYCTDTIYTEDIIPLIKGVDMLYHETTYLDDLQAEATERMHSTISDAARIANAAGVGKLLTGHYSSRYKNAEKFKDYGSKLFINTCVSREGDIHKL; this is encoded by the coding sequence ATGAAATTTGAATTGCTGGTATTGGGCACGAATGCTGCTATACCAACTAATGGCGGTATCACTAGCGCTCAGCTACTTAATATAAATGAAAACCTGTTTCTGTTAGACTGCGGTGAGGGAACCCAATTAAAGTTGGATTTCTACAAAATCAAAAGAAACAAAATAACCGCTATTTTTATTTCCCATCTGCATGGCGACCACTTTTTCGGTTTGCCGGGTTTACTCACATCCTTCGGACATTTCCATAGAAATAAAGAACTTCAAATATTCGGCCCCAAAGGATTGAAAAAATTTATTGATACTACCCTTGCAACCTGTCAGGCACATTTAGGTTATGAACTAATAATCTCAGAAGTCGATACTGAAAAATATCAAATGATTTATGAAAATAAAGATGTAGTAGTATTTACTATTCCTTTAAAACATCGAATTCCTACAACGGGATTTCTTTTCAGAGAAAAAAAAGGTCCGGGGAATATTCGTAAAGAAATCATTGAAAAATATCAGCCTTCCATTCAGCAAATTCTGGAAATAAAGGATGGTAAAGATTTGAATCTGCAAGATGGCAATATCTTACTGAATAAAGAAATAATTGCCCAACAGCGCCCTACCCGATCTTATGCATATTGTACGGATACTATTTATACAGAAGATATAATTCCATTAATTAAAGGGGTTGATATGTTGTATCATGAGACTACATATCTGGATGACCTTCAGGCAGAAGCCACAGAAAGAATGCATAGCACGATATCTGATGCTGCACGTATTGCCAATGCAGCTGGAGTCGGGAAGCTGTTAACAGGTCATTATTCTTCCAGATATAAAAATGCAGAAAAATTTAAAGATTATGGTTCGAAATTATTTATAAACACCTGTGTATCAAGGGAAGGCGACATACACAAACTCTGA
- the topA gene encoding type I DNA topoisomerase, translating to MAKNLLIVESPAKAKTIEKYLGSDFVVKSSYGHIRDLDKGDKGIDIANNFEPHYVVSPEKVKVVRELKEQVKKASEVWLATDEDREGEAISWHLCKELGLNEYTTKRIVFSEITKPAIQKAVSNPRTVDINLVNAQQARRVLDRLVGFELSEVLWRKVKNKLSAGRVQSVAVKLIVEREREIQGFNTTPFFRITAVFNVDNGRSEIVPLKAEYTTRIDKERDALDFLTKSNGATFSIAGIEKKPLKRSPAAPFTTSTLQQEASRKLGFSVNRTMQVAQRLYEEGYITYMRTDSSNLSDTATASIAAEISSSFGDKYLHVRKFKSKTANAQEAHEAIRPTYIERKNIGPDRDQMRLYDLIWKRTIASQMSDAEIEKTIASIEISTMKDKKLEAVGEVLKFDGFLKVYIESTDDDENEDTKGMLPPLNKGQILDLNIMESTESFTRPPSRYTEASLVKKLEELGIGRPSTYAPTISKIMETERGYVTKESREGTPREFRYLKLVKGNISQETKTEMTGATSNRLYPSDLGMLVSDFLSEHFEQVMNYSFTAEIEDKLDKIATDGHDWRKILGDFYNPFHQTVAKTLETAERAKGKRELGKDPASGYSVIAQMTRFGPVIQIGDREEVKENEKPRFANLKPGQSIETISFDEAMELFKLPRKVGDFGQQEVIVNTGRFGPYIKVGELYINLPRSIDPMTISMEEAAPLIEAKMDENAPIGQYQGKPITKGKGRFGPFVKWNDLFVNIPARYKLETITEAEAIEIVETKIDKEANRYIKHWETEKISIENGRWGPYIKFGKNNLKLPKIDGKKAEAADLQDITLETVKSWIEAELPDAFKKQEKAKPKAKAKAVVKKK from the coding sequence ATGGCTAAAAATCTGCTCATAGTAGAGTCCCCGGCAAAGGCAAAGACAATTGAAAAGTATCTTGGAAGTGATTTTGTAGTTAAATCGAGTTATGGTCATATCCGGGATTTGGATAAGGGTGATAAGGGTATCGATATTGCCAATAATTTTGAACCGCATTATGTTGTCTCGCCTGAAAAGGTGAAAGTTGTCAGAGAGTTAAAGGAGCAGGTTAAAAAAGCTTCTGAAGTGTGGCTTGCCACGGATGAAGATAGAGAAGGAGAAGCGATTTCCTGGCATCTATGTAAAGAACTGGGACTTAATGAATATACTACCAAAAGGATTGTTTTTTCAGAAATCACCAAACCTGCTATTCAAAAAGCAGTTTCAAATCCAAGAACTGTAGATATAAATCTGGTTAATGCACAGCAGGCGAGAAGGGTATTAGATAGATTAGTTGGTTTTGAGCTATCCGAAGTCCTTTGGCGTAAAGTTAAAAATAAACTTTCTGCGGGTCGGGTTCAGTCTGTTGCTGTAAAATTGATAGTCGAACGGGAGAGAGAAATCCAAGGTTTTAATACCACGCCATTTTTCAGAATAACGGCAGTTTTTAATGTGGATAACGGGAGAAGTGAGATTGTACCATTGAAAGCGGAATATACTACCAGGATAGACAAAGAAAGAGATGCGCTGGATTTTTTGACGAAAAGTAACGGAGCAACTTTCAGCATTGCAGGTATAGAAAAGAAACCACTGAAAAGAAGTCCGGCAGCCCCTTTTACAACATCAACCCTTCAACAGGAAGCCAGCAGAAAACTTGGTTTTAGTGTAAACCGAACTATGCAGGTAGCTCAGAGACTTTATGAAGAAGGATATATAACGTATATGAGAACGGATTCTTCCAATCTCAGTGATACTGCTACAGCATCCATTGCTGCGGAAATCAGTTCTTCTTTTGGAGATAAATATCTGCATGTAAGAAAGTTTAAATCAAAAACAGCAAATGCGCAGGAAGCTCACGAAGCGATTCGTCCAACCTATATAGAAAGAAAGAATATTGGGCCGGACAGAGATCAGATGCGTTTGTATGATCTGATTTGGAAACGTACCATAGCCAGCCAGATGTCTGATGCAGAAATCGAAAAAACAATTGCTTCCATTGAGATATCTACTATGAAAGACAAAAAACTGGAAGCAGTGGGTGAAGTTTTGAAATTTGACGGATTTTTAAAGGTATATATCGAATCGACTGATGATGATGAAAACGAAGATACTAAAGGAATGCTGCCTCCACTTAATAAAGGTCAGATATTGGATCTCAATATCATGGAATCTACCGAAAGTTTCACAAGACCACCTTCAAGATATACAGAGGCGAGTTTGGTAAAGAAACTTGAAGAGTTGGGTATCGGAAGACCTTCTACTTATGCTCCTACTATTTCCAAAATAATGGAAACTGAAAGAGGTTATGTCACTAAAGAGAGCAGGGAGGGAACACCACGTGAATTCAGGTATTTAAAGCTGGTAAAAGGCAATATATCTCAGGAGACCAAAACGGAAATGACAGGAGCAACTTCCAATAGATTGTACCCTTCCGATCTTGGAATGCTGGTCAGTGATTTTTTGTCTGAACATTTTGAACAGGTAATGAATTATAGTTTTACAGCCGAAATAGAGGATAAATTAGATAAAATTGCAACTGACGGTCACGACTGGAGAAAAATATTAGGTGATTTTTATAATCCGTTTCATCAAACAGTAGCCAAAACACTTGAAACTGCCGAACGTGCCAAAGGGAAAAGAGAGTTGGGCAAAGACCCTGCAAGTGGTTATTCTGTCATAGCACAAATGACGCGATTCGGTCCTGTTATTCAGATTGGTGACAGAGAAGAAGTGAAGGAAAATGAAAAACCGAGATTTGCCAATCTGAAACCGGGACAATCTATCGAAACTATCTCTTTTGATGAAGCGATGGAGCTTTTCAAATTGCCAAGGAAAGTAGGCGATTTTGGGCAACAGGAGGTGATAGTTAATACCGGTAGGTTTGGACCATATATTAAAGTAGGAGAATTGTATATCAATCTTCCCAGATCCATAGATCCGATGACAATCAGCATGGAAGAAGCGGCGCCATTGATAGAGGCTAAGATGGATGAGAATGCTCCCATCGGCCAGTATCAAGGCAAACCGATTACCAAAGGGAAAGGTAGATTTGGACCTTTTGTAAAATGGAATGATTTATTTGTTAATATTCCTGCCAGATACAAGTTAGAAACCATTACGGAAGCAGAAGCGATTGAAATCGTAGAGACCAAAATCGATAAAGAAGCAAACCGATATATAAAACATTGGGAAACTGAAAAAATTTCCATTGAGAATGGCAGATGGGGGCCGTATATAAAGTTTGGTAAGAACAATCTGAAACTACCTAAAATTGATGGTAAAAAAGCAGAAGCAGCCGACTTGCAGGATATTACACTTGAAACGGTTAAATCCTGGATAGAAGCCGAATTGCCGGATGCCTTCAAAAAACAGGAGAAAGCAAAGCCCAAAGCAAAAGCAAAGGCAGTAGTTAAGAAAAAGTAA